The following are from one region of the Apostichopus japonicus isolate 1M-3 chromosome 17, ASM3797524v1, whole genome shotgun sequence genome:
- the LOC139954764 gene encoding uncharacterized protein isoform X2, translated as MNNIEGGRVGEARKRNVHASTTLVEGTVHNVALSKKTTTNQSYPRLLILLIVGIVSVVLVLVLSATSDKFGSIFGGRGQHVLVNNKIQVPREYDQYKDVIEGIDIKQDRTTQQATKPSKPVTTNKLDGKQGGKPGRTSKGQGSHPTDKENQTANTGAKEGKQTERAQIRKGTTSNPDKPSTGGKEEGKKPQKSATDAERIKPSGDTVAAKRNASRNEAGIKTAGDPGRDSASKQTPPIVKRDQVNQEPIKNEKGPSNQEGESKNRSNKKEETQPPPGKVDPNKYTKPPKASLDKKVPAKTAQSTNGGEKVTLGKEARKGGTGGSTVEKNEGRNPQKTNEGAAEQKRQTTSDIGKKTHDAKEKVNPRRGSNAQAPSNGDTQQLNDREKVKTTEKRDTDRSTQGKNDERKQQAAGRGATRNRENVSDREQAAGDDKTKPGNGGSKTESNGKKTG; from the exons atgaataatatCGAGGGAGGAAGAGTAGGGGAAGCAAGAAAGAGAAATGTCCACGCGTCAACGACATTAGTtgaaggtactgtacata ATGTCGCTCTCTCTAAGAAGACCACTACAAACCAATCCTATCCCAGACTTCTTATACTACTCATCGTAGGGATTGTTAGTGTTGTGCTGGTCCTCGTACTCTCTGCAACTTCCGACAAATTCGGCTCAATATTTGGCG GTCGAGGTCAACATGTACTTGTAAATAACAAGATTCAAGTTCCTCGTGAATACGACCAATATAAAGATGTCATTGAAGGAATCGACATCAAACAAGACAGAACAACACAACAAG CTACAAAACCTTCGAAACCAGTTACAACCAACAAACTTGACGGGAAGCAAGGAGGGAAGCCAGGTAGAACATCTAAAGGCCAAGGCTCACATCCTACTGATAAGGAAAACCAAACTGCAAACACAGGTGCCAAGGAAGGTAAACAGACGGAGAGGGCTCAGATCAGAAAGGGAACTACCTCGAATCCTGATAAACCTAGCACGGGAGGAAAGGAGGAAGGTAAAAAGCCACAAAAATCTGCAACTGATGCCGAAAGAATAAAGCCATCGGGGGACACTGTGGCTGCGAAAAGAAATGCTTCTAGGAACGAAGCAGGCATTAAAACGGCAGGTGATCCTGGGAGAGATTCTGCATCCAAACAGACTCCCCCGATCGTGAAACGGGACCAGGTAAACCAAGAACCAATAAAAAACGAGAAGGGTCCGTCGAATCAAGAAGGTGAATCGAAGAACAGAAGcaacaagaaagaagaaacacaacCACCTCCCGGTAAAGTTGATCCGAACAAATACACAAAACCACCAAAGGCTTCACTTGACAAGAAAGTGCCAGCTAAAACTGCTCAGTCTACAAACGGTGGGGAAAAGGTGACATTAGGTAAGGAAGCGAGGAAGGGTGGTACTGGTGGTAGTACCGTGGAAAAGAATGAGGGACGTAACCCACAGAAGACTAATGAAGGTGCAGCTGAGCAAAAGCGACAAACCACTTCTGATATCGGAAAGAAAACCCATGATGCAAAGGAAAAGGTAAACCCTAGGAGAGGAAGCAACGCTCAAGCGCCTTCTAACGGTGATACCCAGCAGTTAAACGACCGTGAGAAGGTTAAGACAACGGAAAAGAGAGACACTGATAGAAGTACTCAAGGAAAGAATGATGAACGTAAACAACAGGCGGCTGGTAGAGGTGCTACTCGAAATCGGGAAAACGTATCTGATAGAGAACAGGCGGCTGGTGATGACAAAACGAAGCCTGGTAACGGTGGATCAAAGACTGAATCAAATGGGAAGAAAACTGGATAG
- the LOC139954764 gene encoding uncharacterized protein isoform X3 — protein MNNIEGGRVGEARKRNVHASTTLVEDVALSKKTTTNQSYPRLLILLIVGIVSVVLVLVLSATSDKFGSIFGGRGQHVLVNNKIQVPREYDQYKDVIEGIDIKQDRTTQQATKPSKPVTTNKLDGKQGGKPGRTSKGQGSHPTDKENQTANTGAKEGKQTERAQIRKGTTSNPDKPSTGGKEEGKKPQKSATDAERIKPSGDTVAAKRNASRNEAGIKTAGDPGRDSASKQTPPIVKRDQVNQEPIKNEKGPSNQEGESKNRSNKKEETQPPPGKVDPNKYTKPPKASLDKKVPAKTAQSTNGGEKVTLGKEARKGGTGGSTVEKNEGRNPQKTNEGAAEQKRQTTSDIGKKTHDAKEKVNPRRGSNAQAPSNGDTQQLNDREKVKTTEKRDTDRSTQGKNDERKQQAAGRGATRNRENVSDREQAAGDDKTKPGNGGSKTESNGKKTG, from the exons atgaataatatCGAGGGAGGAAGAGTAGGGGAAGCAAGAAAGAGAAATGTCCACGCGTCAACGACATTAGTtgaag ATGTCGCTCTCTCTAAGAAGACCACTACAAACCAATCCTATCCCAGACTTCTTATACTACTCATCGTAGGGATTGTTAGTGTTGTGCTGGTCCTCGTACTCTCTGCAACTTCCGACAAATTCGGCTCAATATTTGGCG GTCGAGGTCAACATGTACTTGTAAATAACAAGATTCAAGTTCCTCGTGAATACGACCAATATAAAGATGTCATTGAAGGAATCGACATCAAACAAGACAGAACAACACAACAAG CTACAAAACCTTCGAAACCAGTTACAACCAACAAACTTGACGGGAAGCAAGGAGGGAAGCCAGGTAGAACATCTAAAGGCCAAGGCTCACATCCTACTGATAAGGAAAACCAAACTGCAAACACAGGTGCCAAGGAAGGTAAACAGACGGAGAGGGCTCAGATCAGAAAGGGAACTACCTCGAATCCTGATAAACCTAGCACGGGAGGAAAGGAGGAAGGTAAAAAGCCACAAAAATCTGCAACTGATGCCGAAAGAATAAAGCCATCGGGGGACACTGTGGCTGCGAAAAGAAATGCTTCTAGGAACGAAGCAGGCATTAAAACGGCAGGTGATCCTGGGAGAGATTCTGCATCCAAACAGACTCCCCCGATCGTGAAACGGGACCAGGTAAACCAAGAACCAATAAAAAACGAGAAGGGTCCGTCGAATCAAGAAGGTGAATCGAAGAACAGAAGcaacaagaaagaagaaacacaacCACCTCCCGGTAAAGTTGATCCGAACAAATACACAAAACCACCAAAGGCTTCACTTGACAAGAAAGTGCCAGCTAAAACTGCTCAGTCTACAAACGGTGGGGAAAAGGTGACATTAGGTAAGGAAGCGAGGAAGGGTGGTACTGGTGGTAGTACCGTGGAAAAGAATGAGGGACGTAACCCACAGAAGACTAATGAAGGTGCAGCTGAGCAAAAGCGACAAACCACTTCTGATATCGGAAAGAAAACCCATGATGCAAAGGAAAAGGTAAACCCTAGGAGAGGAAGCAACGCTCAAGCGCCTTCTAACGGTGATACCCAGCAGTTAAACGACCGTGAGAAGGTTAAGACAACGGAAAAGAGAGACACTGATAGAAGTACTCAAGGAAAGAATGATGAACGTAAACAACAGGCGGCTGGTAGAGGTGCTACTCGAAATCGGGAAAACGTATCTGATAGAGAACAGGCGGCTGGTGATGACAAAACGAAGCCTGGTAACGGTGGATCAAAGACTGAATCAAATGGGAAGAAAACTGGATAG
- the LOC139954764 gene encoding uncharacterized protein isoform X1 has product MVVGMKACSIVAAVDNLSKCHLNLHNLTKISDDKATKNVALSKKTTTNQSYPRLLILLIVGIVSVVLVLVLSATSDKFGSIFGGRGQHVLVNNKIQVPREYDQYKDVIEGIDIKQDRTTQQATKPSKPVTTNKLDGKQGGKPGRTSKGQGSHPTDKENQTANTGAKEGKQTERAQIRKGTTSNPDKPSTGGKEEGKKPQKSATDAERIKPSGDTVAAKRNASRNEAGIKTAGDPGRDSASKQTPPIVKRDQVNQEPIKNEKGPSNQEGESKNRSNKKEETQPPPGKVDPNKYTKPPKASLDKKVPAKTAQSTNGGEKVTLGKEARKGGTGGSTVEKNEGRNPQKTNEGAAEQKRQTTSDIGKKTHDAKEKVNPRRGSNAQAPSNGDTQQLNDREKVKTTEKRDTDRSTQGKNDERKQQAAGRGATRNRENVSDREQAAGDDKTKPGNGGSKTESNGKKTG; this is encoded by the exons ATGGTTGTGGGCATGAAGGCATGCAGCATTGTGGCTGCAGTGGACAACCTTTCCAAATGTCACCTCAACCTCCACAACTTGACGAAAATATCTGATGATAAAGCAACGAAAA ATGTCGCTCTCTCTAAGAAGACCACTACAAACCAATCCTATCCCAGACTTCTTATACTACTCATCGTAGGGATTGTTAGTGTTGTGCTGGTCCTCGTACTCTCTGCAACTTCCGACAAATTCGGCTCAATATTTGGCG GTCGAGGTCAACATGTACTTGTAAATAACAAGATTCAAGTTCCTCGTGAATACGACCAATATAAAGATGTCATTGAAGGAATCGACATCAAACAAGACAGAACAACACAACAAG CTACAAAACCTTCGAAACCAGTTACAACCAACAAACTTGACGGGAAGCAAGGAGGGAAGCCAGGTAGAACATCTAAAGGCCAAGGCTCACATCCTACTGATAAGGAAAACCAAACTGCAAACACAGGTGCCAAGGAAGGTAAACAGACGGAGAGGGCTCAGATCAGAAAGGGAACTACCTCGAATCCTGATAAACCTAGCACGGGAGGAAAGGAGGAAGGTAAAAAGCCACAAAAATCTGCAACTGATGCCGAAAGAATAAAGCCATCGGGGGACACTGTGGCTGCGAAAAGAAATGCTTCTAGGAACGAAGCAGGCATTAAAACGGCAGGTGATCCTGGGAGAGATTCTGCATCCAAACAGACTCCCCCGATCGTGAAACGGGACCAGGTAAACCAAGAACCAATAAAAAACGAGAAGGGTCCGTCGAATCAAGAAGGTGAATCGAAGAACAGAAGcaacaagaaagaagaaacacaacCACCTCCCGGTAAAGTTGATCCGAACAAATACACAAAACCACCAAAGGCTTCACTTGACAAGAAAGTGCCAGCTAAAACTGCTCAGTCTACAAACGGTGGGGAAAAGGTGACATTAGGTAAGGAAGCGAGGAAGGGTGGTACTGGTGGTAGTACCGTGGAAAAGAATGAGGGACGTAACCCACAGAAGACTAATGAAGGTGCAGCTGAGCAAAAGCGACAAACCACTTCTGATATCGGAAAGAAAACCCATGATGCAAAGGAAAAGGTAAACCCTAGGAGAGGAAGCAACGCTCAAGCGCCTTCTAACGGTGATACCCAGCAGTTAAACGACCGTGAGAAGGTTAAGACAACGGAAAAGAGAGACACTGATAGAAGTACTCAAGGAAAGAATGATGAACGTAAACAACAGGCGGCTGGTAGAGGTGCTACTCGAAATCGGGAAAACGTATCTGATAGAGAACAGGCGGCTGGTGATGACAAAACGAAGCCTGGTAACGGTGGATCAAAGACTGAATCAAATGGGAAGAAAACTGGATAG